A single genomic interval of Antarcticibacterium arcticum harbors:
- the ppk1 gene encoding polyphosphate kinase 1, translated as MNSYKYINRELSWLQFNARVLQEAEDETVPLIERLRFLGIFSNNLDEFFKVRYATIKRIDLAGKNAKSVLGGIKAGKLLEEITQIVIDQQSESLEVLDKIQEKLKDHNVFIINEKQVSPSQEAYVKNYFLSKVSPALVTIILNDLVKIPSLKDSAAYLAVKMVMKEEAPAQGISKLLHRQVRDRKYVLIEIPRSINRFVVLPEEDGKQYIILLDDLIRFNLKTIFNIFEYESVSAHMIKITRDAELDIDSDLSKSFIEKISMSVKDRIKGDPVRFVYDMNIDEDTLSFLMAKMGIDSTDSIIPGGRYHNRRDYMNFPSLGKDELLYKAIDPLPIPGLVLQGSLLGMIAKKDYLLYAPYQAFQYVVKFLREAALDPKVRSIKITIYRLAKISHIASSLINAVKNGKKVTVQIELRARFDEVANIRYAEQMQQEGVNLIFGVTGLKVHSKICVIEREENGKLHKYGFISTGNFNESTSRIYTDYTLFTAHQEILKELNKVFDFFEINYKVSRYKHLLVSPHYTRTALIKLITTEIENAQKGRKAGIKLKVNSLSDFTLIDKLYEASRAGVKIKLIVRGICSLIPGVPGQSENIEAISILDKFLEHPRVYIFENEGDPKIYISSADWMTRNMDYRVEVSCPIYDESIKNEILETFNISWEDNVKARVHSLAQDNAYRRNDKPPLRSQFALYEYYQKKLEKISV; from the coding sequence ATGAATAGTTATAAGTACATAAACAGAGAGTTAAGCTGGCTGCAATTTAATGCCAGGGTGTTACAGGAGGCCGAAGATGAAACCGTACCGCTTATTGAAAGATTGAGGTTCCTTGGGATTTTTTCCAATAATCTTGATGAATTCTTCAAGGTGCGCTATGCTACAATTAAAAGGATAGATCTTGCGGGTAAGAATGCAAAAAGCGTCCTGGGAGGTATCAAAGCAGGGAAACTCCTTGAGGAGATCACCCAGATTGTTATCGACCAGCAATCTGAAAGCCTTGAAGTACTGGACAAGATCCAGGAAAAACTAAAGGACCACAATGTTTTTATAATTAATGAAAAACAGGTTTCCCCAAGCCAGGAGGCTTATGTGAAAAACTATTTCTTATCCAAAGTGAGTCCCGCGCTGGTTACCATCATATTAAATGACCTGGTAAAAATTCCCAGTTTAAAAGATAGTGCAGCTTACCTCGCGGTAAAGATGGTAATGAAAGAAGAAGCTCCTGCACAGGGCATCTCAAAACTACTACACCGGCAGGTACGGGATAGAAAATATGTATTGATAGAGATCCCCCGAAGCATTAACCGGTTTGTGGTTTTGCCAGAGGAGGATGGGAAACAATACATTATCCTGCTCGATGACTTAATAAGGTTTAACCTCAAGACCATCTTCAATATTTTTGAATATGAGAGCGTATCTGCCCATATGATAAAAATTACAAGGGATGCCGAGCTGGATATTGACAGTGACCTTAGTAAAAGTTTTATTGAAAAGATATCAATGAGCGTAAAGGACCGTATAAAAGGGGATCCTGTACGCTTTGTATATGATATGAATATCGATGAAGATACCCTTAGCTTTCTTATGGCTAAAATGGGCATTGATTCTACAGATAGTATCATCCCCGGCGGGAGATACCATAACCGCAGGGATTATATGAACTTTCCAAGTTTGGGTAAAGATGAATTGCTTTACAAGGCAATTGACCCCCTTCCTATTCCGGGATTGGTGCTCCAGGGTAGTTTACTGGGAATGATAGCGAAAAAAGATTATTTGCTTTATGCTCCCTATCAGGCATTTCAATATGTTGTAAAATTCCTGAGGGAGGCTGCACTGGACCCAAAAGTAAGATCTATAAAAATCACAATTTATCGCCTTGCAAAGATTTCCCACATTGCCAGTTCCCTTATAAATGCTGTTAAGAACGGAAAAAAAGTAACCGTACAAATTGAATTGCGTGCAAGGTTTGACGAGGTTGCAAACATACGTTATGCTGAACAAATGCAGCAGGAGGGCGTGAACCTTATATTTGGGGTAACAGGCCTGAAGGTGCATTCCAAAATTTGCGTTATTGAAAGGGAAGAGAATGGGAAACTACATAAATATGGGTTTATAAGTACCGGGAATTTTAATGAATCCACCTCCAGGATCTATACCGATTATACATTGTTTACCGCGCATCAGGAAATTTTAAAGGAACTCAATAAGGTATTTGATTTCTTTGAAATAAACTATAAAGTGAGCCGGTATAAGCATTTGCTGGTATCGCCCCATTATACCAGAACCGCTCTTATAAAATTGATCACTACTGAAATTGAAAATGCCCAAAAAGGGAGAAAAGCGGGCATAAAACTTAAGGTGAACAGCCTGTCTGATTTTACTCTTATAGACAAACTTTATGAAGCAAGTAGGGCAGGGGTAAAGATAAAATTAATTGTAAGGGGGATTTGTTCATTAATCCCTGGGGTGCCGGGACAAAGTGAAAATATTGAGGCTATTTCTATTCTTGATAAATTCCTGGAACATCCGCGGGTTTATATTTTCGAAAATGAAGGGGATCCAAAGATCTATATATCATCGGCAGACTGGATGACGCGTAATATGGATTACCGGGTAGAAGTTTCCTGCCCTATTTATGATGAGAGTATTAAAAATGAGATCCTTGAAACCTTTAATATAAGTTGGGAAGATAATGTAAAAGCCCGGGTGCATTCCCTGGCCCAGGACAATGCATACAGAAGAAATGATAAGCCACCCCTGCGTTCCCAGTTTGCCTTGTATGAATATTATCAGAAAAAGTTAGAAAAAATTTCAGTTTGA
- a CDS encoding endonuclease/exonuclease/phosphatase family protein has product MKFRLFIIWLSIIGVLVFSMVPHLLPDYWIADNLAHFKVQFIVISLLLLIAVIFLLRQKAPAMILLLLIICWNAYFIFPLYMGPSVEIKNEDLKLKITGINLLSGNTGFGEVQNYISRQDPDLLVLMEFTENWKTKLEPFLDRYEYQTLVPREDNFGIAILSKIEINTAIEYFGLNNKPSLVGQFMLEDKPVTIIATHPVPPVGQWMFEHRNKQLANIMTYRPRYSENLIIIGDLNTSSFSAHFKQLLKGGLKDTRKGFGQLPTWPAGLKILQTTLDHCLVSENFSVIDRNTGENIGSDHLPINVELILN; this is encoded by the coding sequence ATGAAATTTCGTCTTTTTATTATCTGGTTGTCCATCATAGGAGTTCTGGTATTTTCTATGGTTCCCCATCTTCTGCCGGATTACTGGATCGCAGATAATCTCGCTCATTTTAAAGTTCAGTTTATTGTCATTTCCCTGTTGTTGTTAATTGCTGTGATTTTTTTGCTTCGGCAAAAAGCCCCGGCTATGATTCTATTGCTTTTAATCATCTGCTGGAATGCATACTTTATATTTCCGCTCTACATGGGGCCTTCCGTAGAAATTAAAAATGAAGATCTAAAATTAAAAATAACCGGGATCAATTTACTTTCCGGCAACACCGGTTTTGGGGAGGTCCAAAATTATATAAGTCGGCAAGATCCGGATCTACTAGTGTTAATGGAATTCACAGAAAACTGGAAAACGAAATTGGAACCTTTTCTGGACCGCTACGAATATCAAACCCTGGTACCGCGGGAAGATAATTTTGGGATAGCAATTCTAAGCAAAATTGAAATTAATACTGCGATCGAATATTTCGGGCTAAACAATAAACCCTCCCTGGTAGGACAATTTATGCTTGAGGATAAACCGGTCACTATAATTGCAACCCATCCTGTGCCGCCTGTAGGTCAATGGATGTTTGAACATCGCAATAAGCAGCTCGCAAACATTATGACATATAGGCCCCGCTATTCAGAAAACCTTATTATTATTGGGGATCTTAACACCTCTTCTTTTTCGGCACATTTTAAACAATTATTAAAGGGAGGCCTTAAAGATACCCGGAAAGGATTCGGCCAGTTGCCTACCTGGCCTGCCGGTCTCAAAATCTTGCAAACCACTTTGGACCATTGCCTGGTTTCAGAAAACTTCAGCGTAATAGACAGAAATACGGGAGAAAATATAGGAAGCGATCATTTGCCTATTAATGTAGAATTGATTCTCAATTAA
- a CDS encoding DNA polymerase III subunit gamma/tau has translation MEHFVVSARKYRPQTFNDVVGQQAITNTLLNAIKNDHLAQALLFTGPRGVGKTTCARILAKMINHDGTQQPDEDFAFNIFELDAASNNSVDDIRNLTDQVRIPPQVGNYKVYIIDEVHMLSTSAFNAFLKTLEEPPKHAIFILATTEKHKIIPTILSRCQIFDFKRITVNDVKNYLTYIAGEEGVTADEDALHIIAQKADGAMRDALSIYDRVVSFSGNNLTRQAVTENLNVLDYETYLNITGLILENNIPQLLVEFNEILARGFDGHHFIAGLASHFRDLLVCRNPKTINLLEVGETTKMSYYEQSRLTSEAFLMQGIELANDCDLKYKSSRNQRLLVELCLMQLASITFDGEKKKPEHFIIPAANFKSFTPAAPAVKLSSEEKKLITNEEYAVGSSAPEATSQIPDPEIAAPAEVPSPKEGLPDPEKSNCHTQPAEDVPAAEPEPESEETKPIPVTDLSQEKVSGLSLKSIRLKKEMLARQQGNEAKAAEVKSEKFNETQLHAAWDEYIHRLKNKGEKILASIMETDMPTVNENTISIVLPADTMKKDLERGQNPLMAFLKKKLQNTLITLEIQVNETTAKKFAFTNIEKYNKLKEKNPLIEKLRTTFDLDL, from the coding sequence ATGGAGCATTTTGTAGTATCGGCCAGAAAGTACCGTCCCCAAACCTTTAATGATGTGGTGGGCCAGCAGGCTATTACCAATACCCTCCTTAATGCCATTAAGAATGATCACCTTGCGCAGGCCTTGTTATTTACCGGGCCACGGGGGGTAGGAAAAACTACCTGTGCCCGTATTCTTGCCAAAATGATCAACCATGACGGCACCCAACAACCAGATGAGGATTTTGCCTTCAACATTTTTGAACTGGATGCCGCCTCCAACAACTCTGTAGACGATATTCGAAATCTTACCGATCAGGTGAGAATTCCGCCGCAGGTGGGGAACTATAAAGTTTATATTATTGATGAGGTGCATATGCTCTCTACCAGTGCTTTTAATGCATTTTTAAAGACCCTGGAAGAGCCGCCGAAACACGCCATTTTCATACTTGCCACTACAGAGAAACATAAAATAATCCCTACCATTCTTTCCCGTTGTCAGATCTTCGATTTTAAGAGGATCACGGTAAATGATGTAAAAAACTACCTTACTTATATTGCCGGCGAAGAAGGCGTAACTGCAGATGAGGATGCCCTGCACATTATTGCCCAAAAGGCAGATGGCGCTATGCGTGATGCCCTATCTATTTATGATCGTGTGGTAAGTTTTAGCGGTAACAATTTGACCCGGCAGGCGGTAACCGAGAACCTGAACGTCCTGGATTACGAGACCTATCTAAATATTACCGGGTTGATCCTGGAAAACAATATCCCGCAGCTGCTTGTTGAATTCAATGAGATCCTGGCGCGTGGTTTTGACGGGCACCATTTTATTGCCGGCCTTGCTTCACATTTCCGAGACCTGTTGGTTTGCAGAAATCCCAAGACCATCAATTTACTGGAGGTGGGTGAAACCACCAAAATGAGTTATTATGAACAGTCCAGGCTTACCAGTGAAGCATTTTTAATGCAGGGCATTGAACTGGCCAATGATTGTGACCTTAAATATAAAAGCAGCCGTAACCAACGATTGCTTGTAGAACTATGCCTTATGCAGCTCGCCTCCATCACTTTTGATGGAGAAAAAAAAAAGCCTGAGCACTTTATAATTCCCGCGGCAAATTTTAAATCCTTTACTCCAGCTGCACCTGCGGTAAAACTTTCTTCGGAAGAAAAAAAGCTTATTACCAATGAGGAATACGCTGTGGGAAGTTCTGCACCCGAAGCAACCTCCCAGATCCCCGATCCGGAAATAGCTGCTCCGGCTGAAGTACCATCGCCTAAAGAAGGTTTGCCAGATCCTGAAAAATCAAATTGCCATACCCAGCCTGCAGAAGATGTTCCTGCAGCAGAGCCAGAGCCAGAATCTGAAGAAACCAAACCGATTCCTGTAACAGATCTTAGCCAGGAGAAAGTCTCAGGACTTTCCCTGAAAAGCATTCGCCTAAAAAAGGAAATGCTGGCAAGGCAACAGGGAAATGAGGCTAAAGCAGCCGAGGTAAAATCTGAAAAATTCAATGAAACCCAGCTGCACGCGGCCTGGGATGAATATATCCACCGCCTGAAGAATAAAGGAGAAAAGATCCTAGCCTCTATTATGGAAACAGATATGCCCACGGTGAATGAAAATACCATTTCAATTGTCCTCCCGGCAGATACGATGAAAAAAGACCTGGAACGCGGACAAAACCCTCTAATGGCCTTTTTGAAGAAAAAATTGCAGAATACCCTCATTACCCTGGAAATTCAGGTGAATGAGACCACTGCCAAAAAATTTGCTTTCACCAATATTGAAAAATACAATAAGCTGAAGGAGAAAAATCCGCTTATTGAGAAATTGCGAACCACCTTTGACCTTGACCTGTAA
- the pdxH gene encoding pyridoxamine 5'-phosphate oxidase: MNKNLAHYRRVYSKGALLESEIPQEPLELFNHWFHEMEKIKNPIEVNAMTVATIDSEGMPKSRVILLKEYSKEGFVFYTNYTSEKGRSLEINPKICLSFFWPEMERQVIIQGKAEKFSEEKAIEYFQTRPRGSQLGAWASNQSSEIASREVLEKSLRELEIKYEDMEIPKPEHWGGYLVRPENIEFWQGRPNRLHDRILYEKDASNWNIKRLAP, translated from the coding sequence ATGAATAAAAATTTAGCACATTACCGCCGGGTTTATTCCAAAGGCGCGTTACTTGAATCTGAAATTCCGCAGGAGCCCCTGGAATTGTTCAACCATTGGTTTCACGAGATGGAAAAGATCAAAAATCCTATTGAGGTAAATGCCATGACGGTTGCGACAATAGACAGTGAGGGTATGCCCAAAAGCAGGGTAATATTGCTAAAGGAATATAGTAAAGAAGGTTTTGTGTTCTATACTAATTATACGTCTGAAAAAGGCAGGTCCCTTGAAATAAATCCTAAGATATGTCTCTCTTTTTTCTGGCCGGAGATGGAAAGACAGGTAATAATACAAGGGAAAGCTGAAAAATTTTCAGAAGAAAAAGCAATTGAATATTTTCAAACAAGGCCACGGGGCAGCCAGTTGGGTGCCTGGGCCTCCAATCAAAGCAGTGAGATCGCCTCCCGGGAAGTTCTCGAAAAAAGCCTTAGAGAGCTTGAAATAAAATATGAGGATATGGAAATTCCCAAACCCGAACATTGGGGAGGATACCTGGTACGGCCCGAAAATATTGAATTTTGGCAGGGAAGGCCAAATAGATTACATGACCGCATTCTTTATGAAAAAGATGCATCTAACTGGAATATAAAAAGACTTGCACCGTAA
- a CDS encoding Ppx/GppA phosphatase family protein: protein MIQQRKFAAIDIGSNAVRLLISTITEQEGKEPIFKKTSLVRVPIRLGADVFMHQVISEENTSRMIDTMQAFKLLMKTHKIERYQACATSAMREAANGREVADTIAEKTGVNIDIIDGNHEAAMIAATDLHTFIQSDKTYLYVDVGGGSTEFTLYSGGETIASKSFKLGTVRLLKNLVEDEVWDEVETWTKELSKQYPKIDLLGSGGNINNIFKSSGKSIGKPLSFLYLSSYYQLLNSFTYEERITELNLNADRADVIIPAAKIYLSAMKWTKARRIYVPKIGLADGIIKSLYQESLN from the coding sequence TTGATTCAACAAAGAAAATTTGCGGCAATAGATATTGGTTCCAATGCGGTGCGGTTATTAATTTCAACTATCACAGAGCAGGAAGGAAAAGAGCCTATTTTTAAAAAAACTTCCCTGGTTAGGGTTCCAATCCGGCTGGGAGCCGATGTTTTTATGCATCAGGTAATTTCAGAAGAAAATACCTCCCGCATGATCGATACTATGCAGGCTTTTAAACTTCTTATGAAAACTCATAAGATTGAGAGATACCAGGCCTGTGCTACTTCAGCAATGCGGGAAGCGGCCAATGGGAGGGAAGTTGCTGATACTATTGCTGAAAAAACAGGGGTAAATATTGACATTATAGACGGGAATCATGAAGCAGCAATGATCGCGGCTACAGATCTTCACACCTTTATTCAAAGCGATAAGACCTACCTTTATGTAGACGTGGGTGGGGGTAGTACAGAGTTTACTTTATATTCCGGTGGGGAAACAATTGCATCCAAATCTTTTAAACTTGGTACGGTACGTCTGCTAAAAAACCTTGTGGAAGATGAAGTTTGGGATGAAGTGGAAACCTGGACCAAAGAACTATCAAAACAATACCCTAAAATTGATCTTCTGGGCTCCGGAGGTAACATCAATAACATTTTTAAGAGCAGCGGTAAATCTATAGGAAAACCTCTTAGTTTTCTTTATTTGAGTTCCTATTACCAGCTTTTAAATTCCTTTACTTATGAAGAGAGGATCACAGAGCTTAATTTGAATGCAGACAGGGCCGACGTTATTATACCTGCGGCAAAGATCTATCTCTCTGCGATGAAATGGACCAAAGCCCGAAGAATTTATGTGCCTAAAATAGGACTTGCAGATGGGATCATTAAATCCCTCTACCAGGAGAGCCTCAATTAA
- the miaE gene encoding tRNA-(ms[2]io[6]A)-hydroxylase codes for MLGLKLPTDPRWAKIADKNIEEILIDHAWCEQKAASTAISLIVSFPEFPELVKEMVALVREEMGHFKMVHEKLQARGIELGWDRKDEYVIRLREFFPKGGSRIDQMVHRLLIAALIEARSCERFRLLSEELEDAELREFYRQLMISEANHYTLFLNFVRQYGERERVDKKWQELLQFEAEIMKDLGKKESIHG; via the coding sequence ATGCTTGGCCTGAAACTTCCTACCGACCCGCGATGGGCAAAAATTGCCGATAAGAACATAGAAGAAATTCTTATAGACCACGCTTGGTGTGAGCAAAAAGCTGCATCTACCGCTATCTCCCTTATAGTTAGCTTCCCTGAATTCCCTGAACTTGTCAAGGAGATGGTTGCTTTGGTAAGAGAGGAAATGGGCCATTTTAAAATGGTACATGAAAAACTTCAGGCCAGGGGAATTGAACTGGGCTGGGACCGGAAAGATGAATACGTGATAAGGCTCCGGGAATTCTTTCCCAAAGGCGGCAGCAGGATAGACCAAATGGTACACAGGTTATTGATCGCTGCGCTAATTGAAGCCAGAAGCTGCGAGCGCTTCAGGTTACTTTCAGAAGAATTGGAGGATGCGGAGCTTCGGGAATTTTACCGGCAGTTAATGATAAGCGAGGCCAACCATTATACGCTCTTCCTTAATTTTGTAAGGCAGTACGGCGAGAGGGAGCGTGTAGATAAAAAATGGCAGGAACTACTTCAGTTTGAAGCCGAAATAATGAAAGACCTGGGCAAAAAAGAAAGCATTCACGGTTAA
- a CDS encoding SixA phosphatase family protein: MKRLILIRHGKSSWEYDVADDKRPLKKRGFKDGELIAGTFEKFFDKPVVIYSSPAVRALETAKIFKDKLKVEDKNFNIKPGLYTFSKADLLSQISKCEDSIPKLMVFGHNPAMTGLVNELGDKHFDNIPTTGLTVIDFDSPSWSALGKGKTIMHLFPKNLR; this comes from the coding sequence ATGAAGCGATTGATATTGATAAGACATGGGAAGTCTTCGTGGGAATATGATGTGGCCGATGATAAAAGGCCACTTAAAAAACGCGGTTTTAAAGATGGAGAACTAATAGCGGGAACTTTCGAGAAATTCTTTGATAAACCCGTAGTTATCTATAGCAGTCCGGCGGTAAGAGCCTTAGAGACAGCTAAAATTTTTAAGGACAAATTGAAGGTAGAGGATAAAAACTTTAATATCAAACCGGGTTTATATACTTTCAGTAAAGCAGACCTGCTGTCACAAATAAGCAAGTGTGAAGATTCTATTCCAAAACTAATGGTCTTTGGCCACAACCCGGCGATGACGGGGTTAGTGAATGAGCTGGGAGATAAACATTTTGATAATATTCCCACTACCGGCCTAACCGTAATAGATTTTGATTCCCCTTCCTGGAGCGCCCTGGGCAAAGGAAAAACCATTATGCACCTGTTCCCCAAAAATCTTCGATAA